One Anaerohalosphaeraceae bacterium DNA window includes the following coding sequences:
- the rlmN gene encoding 23S rRNA (adenine(2503)-C(2))-methyltransferase RlmN, which translates to MKNKTRAELTELVVGLGQKPYCADYLFTFLHQKHISNLDRITPLSKSFRKQLADSGYRISSLTLLEKQTDSDGTAKYLFGLPDGGSIESVRLTDKGRVTLCLSTQSGCRMGCRFCATGRISFERNLTAAEIVEQVYQIEAESGPADNLVYMGMGEPLDNAEETARSLEILHDEKGRFLGMRHITVSTCGLSEQIRQMTEWTVQPRLAISLHSADDLLRQELMPIARKEPLKRLMEAVRYYQKQTGRRVTFEYCMLKDINDSHEDATLLIRLIGNLKANVNLIEMNPYPGCPYEGSPPARIKAFAARLEKAGIETVIRFKRGRSILAACGQLGAQRLKELDKKGSG; encoded by the coding sequence TTGAAGAATAAAACACGGGCGGAGTTGACCGAGCTGGTTGTCGGGCTCGGGCAGAAACCGTACTGTGCGGATTATCTTTTTACCTTTCTCCACCAAAAGCACATTTCTAATCTTGACCGGATTACTCCCCTATCGAAATCCTTTCGCAAGCAGTTAGCGGATTCAGGATATCGGATATCCTCGCTAACCCTTCTTGAAAAGCAGACAGACTCGGATGGAACAGCCAAATACCTGTTCGGCCTGCCGGACGGCGGCTCGATAGAAAGCGTGCGGCTGACGGACAAAGGGCGGGTTACGCTGTGCTTATCTACCCAGTCGGGCTGTCGGATGGGGTGTCGATTCTGTGCAACCGGTCGGATTTCTTTTGAACGCAATCTGACCGCAGCGGAGATTGTCGAGCAGGTTTATCAGATTGAGGCCGAATCAGGACCGGCAGATAATCTGGTCTATATGGGGATGGGAGAACCGCTGGACAATGCGGAAGAAACGGCCCGGTCACTGGAGATTCTCCACGATGAAAAGGGGCGGTTTCTCGGGATGCGGCATATCACAGTCTCTACTTGCGGACTGTCTGAACAGATTCGACAGATGACCGAATGGACCGTTCAGCCGCGGCTGGCGATTTCGCTGCATTCGGCGGATGACCTTCTGCGGCAGGAATTGATGCCGATTGCCCGTAAAGAACCGCTCAAACGGCTGATGGAGGCCGTTCGTTATTACCAGAAACAGACCGGCAGGCGGGTAACCTTTGAATATTGTATGCTCAAAGACATCAACGATTCGCACGAAGATGCGACCCTGCTGATTCGCCTGATAGGGAATCTGAAGGCCAATGTAAACCTGATTGAAATGAATCCCTATCCGGGCTGTCCGTATGAAGGCAGCCCTCCGGCCCGAATCAAAGCGTTTGCCGCTCGACTGGAAAAAGCGGGAATCGAGACGGTGATTCGGTTTAAGCGAGGCCGCTCGATTCTGGCAGCCTGCGGACAACTGGGAGCCCAGCGGCTGAAAGAGCTCGACAAGAAAGGAAGCGGCTGA
- a CDS encoding glycerol-3-phosphate acyltransferase, translating to MLWKNVLAVLLSYGLGCLVSGYYLVRWKTGQDIRTLGSGSAGARNVGRLLGKWGFWTVLAADILRGAAASSVAWVLGVPTPVKTFCILAAAVGHIFPIQLGFRGGKGLGVSLGALLVFDWRIAVGSFLVCAVLYFLSRRYMLSGMISVLTVPAFSVLLGLPISTTGILTVWAALILLAHRKNLIALYAGKNSSEGDGAYGDGEKRDRNSDRRIHL from the coding sequence ATGCTGTGGAAAAACGTCCTGGCGGTTTTGCTCAGTTATGGACTGGGCTGCCTGGTGTCGGGGTATTACCTGGTGCGATGGAAAACCGGACAGGATATCCGCACCCTCGGCAGCGGTTCGGCCGGTGCACGAAACGTCGGTCGGCTTTTGGGAAAATGGGGATTTTGGACGGTGCTGGCGGCGGATATCCTGCGGGGAGCGGCGGCAAGTTCGGTTGCCTGGGTTTTGGGTGTTCCAACTCCTGTAAAAACCTTCTGTATCCTAGCCGCCGCCGTGGGACATATCTTCCCGATTCAGCTTGGTTTTCGCGGAGGCAAAGGGCTTGGAGTGTCTTTGGGGGCCCTTTTGGTCTTTGACTGGCGGATTGCAGTAGGAAGTTTTCTGGTATGTGCGGTCTTGTATTTCCTGAGCCGGCGCTATATGCTTAGCGGAATGATTTCGGTGCTCACGGTTCCGGCTTTTTCCGTTCTGCTGGGACTGCCGATAAGCACCACAGGCATTTTGACTGTGTGGGCGGCCCTGATTCTGCTGGCCCATCGGAAGAATCTGATTGCGCTCTATGCAGGCAAAAACAGTTCAGAGGGAGACGGAGCTTATGGAGATGGGGAAAAGCGCGACCGAAACTCTGACCGAAGGATACACCTTTAA